The Natrinema caseinilyticum genomic sequence TCTTTCCGACGCGAGAGTATCTGTCGGGCACGAAGCGCACGGCGCGACGGGCCGTTCTCGCCCTCCGTGTCGTACTCGTCGCGGGTGAAGTAGTGCTTATCCTGTTTCAACACGTTCCCCGGATACAATTCAGCATCTCCATCATCGTAAGCGATGGCGAGGTAGTTCTTGATGCCGAGGTCGATACCAGCCGTGTTGTCGCCGGGGGCATCTTCGGTTGGAATCTCAACCTTGCAGACGAGGTGCAGTTCCCAGCGGTCGCCGTCCCACACGGCTCGAACTTGTTGGATGTCCTCCACAGTTACGTCCGGGCGAGTCTCGTACTCACAGAGGATGAAGTCCGAGCGGTGAGTCTTCAGGTTGAAGCCCTTACTCAGACGAATCTGGTTGTGCTTGGAATCGTGTTTGATGCCGTTCTGTTTCCACGTCACGGTGGAGCGTGGATGAGTGTCACCTCGCTTGCGGTAACCGGGCGGATTCGCGTCCGTGTCGCCATTCTCACGCTTTTTGAACCAGCCGTTGAACGACTCAGCAAGCTCTTCTAGAACTCGCTGACTTGACTGAGAATGCAGGTCACTGTATCGTTCGTGGTCTTTTAATTCACGCTTGAGGTCGGCCTCGGACGGAATCTCGCCGGTATCGTCCCATTCTTGCTGGGTGTGGTACCGGGCGACGTTCCACAGTTTAGATGCTGAGTGCCCACAGTCATCGAGGTCGTCACTCACCTGAGAGTGGTTGACGATTTTTGCTCGATAGGTACGGGTTGTCTCCAGCATCGGACTGTGTTCATAAGGACTTATGAAGAATAGTATATTAAGACTAACGACTAAGATGTGGAATATCCGGCAGTGCTATCGAATGGTGGATTGCGTAGGCTTTGTCGGCTGTATCCCCGCCCTGAAGGGCGGGGTTTTAGCCTTGTAACTTCCATAACTCCGTCGGAGACGGTACCGACGACGTCTGTCACGCTCGGATCGACTGCCTCGAGTCGGCCCGTCAGCCAGGTCCCGTGACGGAAGCGCAGTTCGATTGGACCGTCCCAGAATACCCGCTCACCGTGATCGGAGTGCCACTCGAGACGGATCGCGTCGGTCGAGACCCTCGAGCACGCGCGTCCGGGACGGGCCCCGAATCGAATCGGAGGCTGAACGAGCCAGGACCTCGGTTGCCGGCCGAGTGCTTCGTCGCGAGCCGACGGCTTAAGGTGTGGGCATACGAACGCATACCCAAACTAATGCCCAAGATTAGCGTCGAAATTCCGCAGGAACTCCTCGACGACCTGGACGAACACGTCGGAGACGACGGAAAGT encodes the following:
- a CDS encoding RNA-guided endonuclease InsQ/TnpB family protein — protein: MLETTRTYRAKIVNHSQVSDDLDDCGHSASKLWNVARYHTQQEWDDTGEIPSEADLKRELKDHERYSDLHSQSSQRVLEELAESFNGWFKKRENGDTDANPPGYRKRGDTHPRSTVTWKQNGIKHDSKHNQIRLSKGFNLKTHRSDFILCEYETRPDVTVEDIQQVRAVWDGDRWELHLVCKVEIPTEDAPGDNTAGIDLGIKNYLAIAYDDGDAELYPGNVLKQDKHYFTRDEYDTEGENGPSRRALRARQILSRRKDHFLHALAKHIVEQCIDHEVGHIAIGDLSKIREEENGDARNWGKRGNKKLHGWEFDRFTNLLEYKAEEHGILVDRTSERDTSKTCSCCGRKRDANRVERGLYVCESCGATMNADVNGAVNIRRKITQNLPTENMSNGRLARPVVHLFNQTSGRFAPREQAGCEP